The following proteins are co-located in the Paludibaculum fermentans genome:
- a CDS encoding rhomboid family intramembrane serine protease, which produces MNHMTTGVKWLLIVNSVLFVVYFLSARTVLGDFFLLLGLVPRSVLSSFAIWQLFTYMFLHSPLGFGHILMNMLSLWMFGTPLESIWGTRRFLQFYFFCGVGAGICVVVLNLFFGSLDTRTIGASGAIYGTLMAFGILFPKVTTYFFGLFPIEARWMVIIIGAIVFLSSLGDSGGAVSHFAHLGGLVFGYIWLRFNLGHKAKIRTDWRGDLQQRYKDWKLRRAKKKFQVYLKRHGSSTQDKRGGPGDWIQ; this is translated from the coding sequence ATGAACCACATGACGACAGGCGTCAAGTGGTTGCTCATCGTCAACAGCGTTCTGTTCGTGGTGTATTTCCTGAGCGCGCGCACGGTGCTGGGCGACTTTTTCCTGTTGCTGGGCCTGGTGCCCCGCTCGGTGTTGAGCAGCTTTGCCATCTGGCAACTGTTCACTTACATGTTCCTGCACAGCCCGCTGGGCTTCGGGCACATCCTGATGAACATGTTGTCGCTGTGGATGTTTGGCACTCCGCTGGAGAGCATCTGGGGCACCCGGCGATTCCTGCAGTTCTACTTCTTCTGCGGCGTCGGCGCGGGCATCTGCGTGGTGGTCCTCAATCTTTTCTTCGGATCCCTCGACACGCGCACGATTGGGGCGTCGGGTGCAATCTACGGCACCCTGATGGCCTTCGGCATCCTGTTCCCCAAGGTGACCACCTATTTCTTCGGGCTGTTCCCGATTGAGGCACGCTGGATGGTGATCATTATCGGCGCCATCGTGTTTCTGAGTTCGCTGGGCGACAGCGGCGGAGCAGTGAGCCACTTTGCCCACCTGGGTGGACTGGTGTTCGGCTATATCTGGCTGCGATTCAACCTCGGACACAAGGCGAAGATCCGGACGGACTGGCGGGGCGATCTTCAACAGCGCTACAAGGATTGGAAGCTGCGGCGGGCCAAGAAGAAGTTCCAGGTCTATCTAAAGCGCCATGGCTCGTCGACGCAGGACAAG